Proteins from a genomic interval of Paenibacillus sp. FSL H8-0048:
- a CDS encoding ABC transporter ATP-binding protein: MGLTEEPVISIEGLWMNYSDRMVLRGIDLKVYRGQIIGYIGPNGAGKSTTVKIMLGLVEGYNGTIRIFGRDISDGDTAYKKRIGYVPEVAELYDSLTAREYLTFTGELYGLKQADADDKARRLIGLLGMEKAYDMRIASYSKGMKQKVLLIASMLHDPDVLFLDEPLSGLDANSVMVVKEIFATLAARGKTIFYSSHIMDVVERISSRIILLDGGDIVADGTFTQLREQSREGSLEEIFNQLTGFDQYRDIASEFVAVIGEGAAYD, from the coding sequence ATGGGCTTAACGGAAGAGCCGGTGATATCAATTGAGGGCTTGTGGATGAATTACAGTGACCGGATGGTGCTGCGGGGGATTGATCTGAAGGTATACCGCGGACAGATTATCGGATATATCGGGCCCAATGGGGCCGGTAAAAGCACGACAGTCAAGATTATGCTCGGGCTGGTGGAGGGATATAACGGAACGATACGGATTTTTGGCAGGGATATCTCGGACGGGGATACGGCTTACAAAAAAAGAATCGGTTACGTGCCTGAGGTGGCAGAGCTGTACGACAGCTTGACAGCGCGGGAATATCTGACCTTCACCGGTGAGCTGTATGGACTGAAGCAGGCGGATGCCGATGACAAGGCGCGGAGGTTAATAGGGCTGCTAGGCATGGAGAAGGCCTATGATATGCGGATTGCCTCTTACTCTAAGGGAATGAAGCAAAAGGTGCTGCTGATTGCCAGCATGCTGCATGACCCGGATGTTCTGTTTCTGGATGAGCCGCTCAGCGGGCTGGATGCCAACAGTGTCATGGTGGTCAAGGAGATCTTCGCCACGCTTGCCGCCAGGGGGAAGACGATCTTTTATTCCTCGCATATTATGGATGTGGTTGAGCGGATCAGCAGCCGGATCATCCTGCTGGACGGAGGCGATATTGTCGCGGACGGAACCTTCACGCAGCTGCGGGAGCAGAGCCGGGAGGGGTCGCTGGAGGAGATTTTCAATCAGCTGACCGGGTTCGATCAATACAGGGATATTGCAAGTGAGTTCGTGGCTGTGATTGGCGAGGGTGCGGCGTATGACTGA